The Streptococcus mitis genome has a segment encoding these proteins:
- the fusA gene encoding elongation factor G — translation MAREFSLEKTRNIGIMAHVDAGKTTTTERILYYTGKIHKIGETHEGASQMDWMEQEQERGITITSAATTAQWNNHRVNIIDTPGHVDFTIEVQRSLRVLDGAVTVLDSQSGVEPQTETVWRQATEYGVPRIVFANKMDKIGADFLYSVSTLHDRLQANAHPIQLPIGSEDDFRGIIDLIKMKAEIYTNDLGTDILEEDIPAEYLDQAQEYREKLIEAVAETDEELMMKYLEGEEITNEELKAGIRKATINVEFFPVLCGSAFKNKGVQLMLDAVIDYLPSPLDIPAIKGVNPDTDEEETRPASDEEPFAALAFKIMTDPFVGRLTFFRVYSGVLQSGSYVLNTSKGKRERIGRILQMHANSRQEIDTVYSGDIAAAVGLKDTTTGDSLTDEKAKIILESINVPEPVIQLMVEPKSKADQDKMGIALQKLAEEDPTFRVETNVETGETVISGMGELHLDVLVDRMRREFKVEANVGAPQVSYRETFRASTQARGFFKRQSGGKGQFGDVWIEFTPNEEGKGFEFENAIVGGVVPREFIPAVEKGLVESMANGVLAGYPMVDVKAKLYDGSYHDVDSSETAFKIAASLALKEAAKSAQPAILEPMMLVTITVPEENLGDVMGHVTARRGRVDGMEAHGNSQIVRAYVPLAEMFGYATVLRSASQGRGTFMMVFDHYEDVPKSVQEEIIKKNKGED, via the coding sequence ATGGCACGCGAATTTTCACTTGAAAAAACTCGTAATATCGGTATCATGGCTCACGTCGATGCTGGTAAAACAACAACTACTGAGCGTATTCTTTACTACACTGGTAAAATCCACAAAATCGGTGAAACTCACGAAGGTGCGTCACAAATGGACTGGATGGAGCAAGAGCAAGAGCGTGGTATCACTATCACATCTGCTGCGACAACAGCTCAATGGAACAACCACCGCGTAAACATCATCGACACACCAGGACACGTGGACTTCACAATCGAAGTACAACGTTCTCTTCGTGTATTGGATGGTGCGGTTACCGTTCTTGACTCACAATCAGGTGTTGAGCCTCAAACTGAAACAGTTTGGCGTCAAGCAACTGAGTATGGAGTTCCACGTATCGTATTTGCCAACAAAATGGACAAAATCGGTGCTGACTTCCTTTACTCTGTAAGCACACTTCACGATCGTCTTCAAGCAAACGCACACCCAATCCAATTGCCAATCGGTTCTGAAGATGACTTCCGTGGTATCATCGACTTGATCAAGATGAAAGCTGAAATCTATACTAACGACCTTGGTACAGATATCCTTGAAGAAGACATCCCAGCTGAATACCTTGACCAAGCTCAAGAATACCGTGAAAAATTGATCGAAGCAGTTGCTGAAACTGACGAAGAATTGATGATGAAATACCTCGAAGGTGAAGAAATCACTAACGAAGAATTGAAAGCTGGTATCCGTAAAGCGACTATCAACGTTGAATTCTTCCCAGTATTGTGTGGTTCAGCCTTCAAGAACAAAGGTGTTCAATTGATGCTTGATGCGGTTATTGACTACCTTCCAAGCCCACTTGACATCCCAGCAATCAAAGGTGTTAACCCAGATACAGACGAAGAAGAAACTCGTCCAGCATCTGACGAAGAGCCATTTGCAGCTCTTGCCTTCAAGATCATGACTGACCCATTCGTAGGTCGTTTGACATTCTTCCGTGTTTACTCAGGTGTGCTTCAATCAGGTTCTTACGTATTGAACACTTCTAAAGGTAAACGTGAACGTATCGGACGTATCCTTCAAATGCACGCCAACAGCCGTCAAGAAATTGACACTGTTTACTCAGGTGATATCGCTGCTGCCGTTGGTTTGAAAGATACTACAACTGGTGACTCATTGACAGATGAAAAAGCTAAAATCATTCTTGAGTCAATCAACGTTCCAGAACCAGTTATCCAATTGATGGTTGAGCCAAAATCTAAAGCTGACCAAGACAAGATGGGTATCGCCCTTCAAAAATTGGCTGAAGAAGATCCAACATTCCGCGTTGAAACAAACGTTGAAACTGGAGAAACAGTTATCTCAGGTATGGGTGAGCTTCACCTTGACGTCCTTGTTGACCGTATGCGTCGTGAGTTCAAAGTGGAAGCAAACGTAGGTGCTCCTCAAGTATCTTACCGTGAAACATTCCGCGCTTCTACTCAAGCACGTGGATTCTTCAAACGTCAGTCTGGTGGTAAAGGTCAATTCGGTGATGTATGGATTGAATTTACTCCAAACGAAGAAGGTAAAGGATTCGAATTTGAAAACGCAATCGTCGGTGGTGTGGTTCCTCGTGAATTTATCCCAGCGGTTGAAAAAGGTTTGGTAGAATCTATGGCTAACGGTGTTCTTGCAGGTTACCCAATGGTTGACGTTAAAGCTAAACTTTACGATGGTTCATACCACGATGTCGACTCATCTGAAACTGCCTTCAAGATTGCGGCTTCACTTGCCCTTAAAGAAGCTGCTAAATCAGCACAACCAGCTATCCTTGAGCCAATGATGCTTGTAACAATCACTGTTCCAGAAGAAAACCTTGGTGATGTTATGGGTCACGTAACTGCTCGTCGTGGACGTGTAGATGGTATGGAAGCACATGGTAACAGCCAAATCGTTCGTGCTTACGTTCCACTCGCTGAAATGTTCGGTTACGCAACAGTTCTTCGTTCTGCATCTCAAGGACGTGGTACATTCATGATGGTATTTGACCACTATGAAGATGTACCTAAGTCAGTACAAGAAGAAATCATTAAGAAAAACAAAGGTGAAGACTAA
- the rpsG gene encoding 30S ribosomal protein S7, with protein sequence MSRKNRAPKRDVLPDPLYNSQLVTRLINRVMLDGKRGTAASIVYGAFEQIKEATGNDALEVFETAMENIMPVLEVRARRVGGSNYQVPVEVRPERRTTLGLRWLVTIARLRGEHTMQDRLAKEILDAANNTGAAVKKREDTHRMAEANRAFAHFRW encoded by the coding sequence ATGAGTCGTAAAAATAGAGCTCCAAAACGTGACGTATTGCCAGATCCGCTTTACAATTCACAACTAGTTACTCGTCTTATCAACCGCGTTATGCTTGATGGTAAACGTGGTACAGCTGCTTCAATCGTTTACGGTGCCTTTGAGCAAATCAAAGAAGCTACTGGAAACGATGCACTTGAAGTATTTGAAACAGCTATGGAAAACATCATGCCTGTACTTGAAGTACGTGCACGTCGTGTTGGTGGTTCTAACTACCAAGTCCCAGTTGAAGTTCGTCCAGAACGTCGTACAACACTTGGACTTCGTTGGTTGGTAACAATCGCTCGTCTTCGTGGTGAACACACAATGCAAGACCGTCTTGCAAAAGAAATCTTGGATGCTGCTAACAACACTGGTGCAGCTGTTAAGAAACGTGAAGACACTCACCGTATGGCTGAAGCTAACCGTGCATTCGCACACTTCCGTTGGTAA
- the rpsL gene encoding 30S ribosomal protein S12 — MPTINQLVRKPRKSKVEKSKSPALNVGYNSHKKVQTNVSSPQKRGVATRVGTMTPKKPNSALRKFARVRLSNLIEVTAYIPGIGHNLQEHSVVLLRGGRVKDLPGVRYHIVRGALDTAGVNDRKQGRSKYGTKRPKA, encoded by the coding sequence ATGCCTACAATTAACCAATTGGTTCGCAAACCGCGTAAATCAAAAGTAGAAAAATCTAAATCACCAGCTTTGAACGTTGGTTACAACAGCCATAAAAAAGTTCAAACAAACGTTTCCTCACCACAAAAACGTGGTGTTGCAACTCGTGTTGGAACAATGACACCTAAAAAACCTAACTCAGCCCTTCGTAAATTCGCTCGTGTACGTTTGAGCAACCTTATCGAAGTTACTGCCTACATCCCAGGTATCGGACACAACTTGCAAGAGCACAGCGTGGTGCTTCTTCGTGGTGGACGTGTAAAAGACCTTCCAGGGGTACGTTACCATATCGTCCGTGGTGCACTTGATACTGCAGGTGTTAACGATCGTAAACAAGGCCGTTCTAAATACGGTACTAAACGTCCAAAAGCATAA
- a CDS encoding response regulator transcription factor has translation MKLLVAEDQSMLRDAMCQLLTLQPDVESVFQAKNGQEAIQLLEKESVDIAILDVEMPVKTGLEVLEWIRAEKLETKVVVVTTFKRSGYFERAVKAGVDAYVLKERNIADLMQTLHTVLEGRKEYSPELMEVVMTHPNPLTEQEIAVLNGIAQGFSNQEIADKLYLSNGTVRNYVTNILSKLDAGNRTEAANIAKESGWL, from the coding sequence ATGAAACTACTTGTTGCAGAAGATCAAAGTATGTTGCGAGATGCCATGTGCCAGTTGCTCACGCTTCAACCGGATGTAGAGTCTGTCTTTCAAGCCAAGAATGGGCAAGAAGCAATCCAACTATTAGAAAAGGAGTCTGTAGATATCGCCATCCTTGACGTAGAAATGCCCGTTAAGACAGGTCTTGAAGTCTTGGAGTGGATACGAGCAGAAAAGCTTGAAACAAAGGTGGTTGTAGTGACGACCTTCAAGCGCTCAGGGTATTTTGAACGTGCGGTCAAGGCTGGAGTAGATGCTTATGTATTAAAAGAAAGAAACATTGCAGACCTCATGCAAACCTTGCACACCGTCCTAGAGGGACGCAAGGAGTATTCGCCTGAATTAATGGAAGTGGTGATGACGCATCCCAATCCATTAACAGAACAAGAAATAGCAGTTTTAAATGGAATTGCTCAGGGCTTCTCTAACCAAGAAATTGCAGACAAACTTTATTTATCAAACGGAACAGTCCGAAACTATGTCACCAATATTCTTTCGAAACTAGATGCTGGTAATCGAACAGAGGCAGCTAATATCGCGAAAGAATCTGGTTGGTTGTGA
- a CDS encoding sensor histidine kinase codes for MLERMKSIDYMYWASLIFMVFSIIPVVTGELPVWHLLIDILFVVAYLGVLITKNQRLSWLFWGIMLVYVASYTAFVAANYIWFFFFLSNLLIYHFGVRSLKSLHVWTFLLTQVFVVGQLLIIQRIEVEFLFYLLGILTFVDLMTFGLVRIRIVEDLKEAQAKQNAKINLLLAENERSRIGQDLHDSLGHTFAMLSVKTDLALQLFQIQAYPQVEKELREIQQISKESMREVRTIVENLKSRTLTSELETVKKMLEIAGIEVEIANQLDTASLTQELESTASMILLELVTNIIKHAKASKVCLKLERTEKELILTVRDDGCGFTSIKGDDLHTVRDRVLPFSGEVKVISWKQPTEVQVRLPYKERN; via the coding sequence ATGCTTGAAAGAATGAAAAGTATAGACTATATGTATTGGGCCAGTTTGATTTTTATGGTTTTTTCCATCATTCCTGTAGTGACTGGGGAGCTTCCTGTCTGGCATTTATTGATTGATATTCTATTTGTAGTGGCGTATTTGGGTGTTTTAATAACTAAGAACCAGCGCCTTTCTTGGCTTTTCTGGGGCATCATGCTAGTCTATGTAGCTAGCTATACTGCCTTTGTTGCTGCGAATTATATTTGGTTCTTCTTTTTCCTTTCCAATCTCTTAATTTATCATTTTGGTGTACGTAGTTTAAAGTCTTTACATGTCTGGACTTTTCTCCTTACTCAAGTCTTTGTTGTGGGGCAACTGTTGATTATTCAGAGAATCGAAGTTGAGTTTCTATTCTATCTGCTTGGGATTCTTACGTTTGTCGATTTGATGACTTTTGGCTTGGTTCGGATTCGCATTGTCGAGGATTTGAAAGAAGCTCAGGCCAAGCAAAATGCAAAGATAAATCTATTGCTTGCTGAAAATGAACGCAGTCGTATCGGTCAGGACTTGCATGATAGTCTGGGACACACTTTTGCTATGCTCAGTGTCAAGACAGATTTAGCCTTGCAGTTATTTCAAATACAGGCTTATCCACAAGTAGAAAAGGAATTAAGAGAAATACAGCAAATTAGCAAAGAATCAATGCGTGAAGTGCGAACCATTGTGGAAAATCTTAAGTCTAGAACTTTGACATCCGAATTAGAGACGGTGAAAAAGATGTTAGAAATTGCTGGAATTGAGGTTGAAATAGCTAATCAACTAGATACAGCTAGCCTAACTCAGGAATTGGAGTCAACGGCTTCCATGATTTTGCTTGAATTGGTGACTAATATCATCAAACATGCCAAAGCTTCTAAAGTCTGCTTAAAATTAGAACGGACAGAGAAAGAACTCATTCTAACAGTGAGAGATGATGGCTGTGGCTTTACTTCTATAAAGGGGGATGACCTCCATACAGTTCGAGATCGTGTTCTTCCATTTTCGGGAGAAGTAAAGGTAATTAGTTGGAAACAACCGACAGAAGTTCAGGTTCGACTACCTTATAAGGAGAGAAACTAA
- a CDS encoding ABC transporter permease has product MKQWIALNKIEFLLTKRQLVYYLLSVGMPTAFYLFFSGMYQDTPGGSDNFMRDYLISMTAFSMMSTAIFSFPAVLHTDKINNWQKTLRHTPVNMVEYYLSKITSMMVDYMVSILVVFSVGHLVRGVDMPLGSWIGAAFLLIVGSVAFVALGLTLTLLPSSQLMSVVGNLLYLGLAVLGGLWMPISLFPDWMQAIGKCLPTYQLMELLKTFLNEDGINLSATVYLLVFSAILFGLTIYLQGHKENA; this is encoded by the coding sequence ATGAAACAATGGATAGCATTAAATAAGATAGAATTTCTATTGACCAAACGACAATTAGTCTACTATCTATTATCCGTAGGGATGCCGACAGCCTTCTATTTATTCTTTTCAGGTATGTACCAGGACACACCAGGTGGATCGGATAATTTTATGCGCGACTACCTCATCTCCATGACGGCTTTTTCCATGATGTCGACAGCTATCTTCTCATTTCCAGCTGTTTTACATACAGATAAAATCAACAACTGGCAGAAAACATTGCGCCATACTCCGGTAAATATGGTAGAATATTATCTATCAAAGATAACAAGTATGATGGTTGATTATATGGTCTCAATCCTGGTTGTTTTCTCAGTTGGGCACTTGGTCAGAGGTGTGGATATGCCTTTAGGAAGCTGGATTGGGGCTGCGTTCTTGCTGATAGTTGGAAGTGTAGCTTTTGTAGCGCTTGGCTTGACCTTGACACTCTTGCCTTCTAGTCAGCTGATGTCTGTCGTGGGCAATCTTCTCTATCTAGGCTTGGCTGTTTTAGGCGGGCTCTGGATGCCCATCTCTTTATTTCCAGACTGGATGCAAGCAATCGGGAAGTGTCTACCAACTTATCAGCTGATGGAGTTGCTCAAGACCTTCTTAAACGAGGATGGCATCAATCTATCAGCCACAGTTTATCTACTTGTTTTTTCAGCTATTTTGTTTGGTTTGACCATTTACCTTCAAGGTCATAAGGAGAATGCTTAA
- a CDS encoding ABC transporter ATP-binding protein: MNMIKVQGLHKSIKGKAILKDISFEVAEGECVAMIGPNGAGKTTLLDCLLGDKLVSSGQVSIQGLPVTSSKLDYTRSYLPQENVIVQKLKVKELIVFFQRIYPNPLSNQEIDQLLQFDKQQKEQFAEKLSGGQKRLFSFVLTLIGRPKLVFLDEPTAAMDTSTRQGFWEIVQELKAKGVTILYSSHYIEEVEHTADRILVLNKGELIRDTTPLAMRSEEIEKHFILPLAYKEVVEQSNLVENWSQKQDALQVVTREADAFWELLVRAGCRIQEIEVNNRSLLDTIFEETQKGDD; encoded by the coding sequence ATGAATATGATTAAGGTACAAGGCTTGCATAAAAGCATCAAGGGTAAAGCTATTTTGAAGGATATTTCCTTTGAGGTAGCTGAAGGTGAATGTGTTGCCATGATTGGGCCAAACGGAGCTGGAAAGACAACACTCTTGGACTGTTTGCTCGGAGATAAATTGGTCTCCAGCGGTCAAGTATCCATCCAAGGCTTGCCAGTGACGAGCTCTAAGTTAGACTACACAAGATCCTACCTCCCTCAAGAAAATGTCATCGTTCAGAAATTAAAGGTAAAAGAGTTGATTGTTTTCTTTCAACGTATCTATCCAAATCCCTTGAGCAACCAGGAGATCGATCAACTATTGCAGTTTGACAAGCAACAAAAAGAGCAATTTGCAGAAAAATTGTCAGGTGGGCAAAAGCGTCTTTTCTCTTTTGTCTTGACCTTGATTGGGCGACCAAAGCTTGTCTTTTTAGATGAACCAACTGCTGCCATGGATACTTCAACTCGTCAAGGCTTTTGGGAAATTGTTCAGGAACTAAAAGCTAAGGGAGTTACCATTCTCTATTCCTCCCATTATATCGAAGAGGTAGAGCATACAGCGGACCGAATCTTGGTCTTGAATAAGGGAGAGTTGATTCGCGATACAACACCTCTAGCCATGCGCAGTGAGGAGATTGAAAAGCACTTTATCCTTCCTCTAGCATATAAGGAAGTTGTCGAACAGTCAAACTTGGTTGAAAACTGGTCACAAAAACAGGATGCTCTACAAGTAGTCACACGCGAAGCAGATGCTTTCTGGGAACTATTAGTCCGAGCAGGATGTAGGATTCAAGAAATTGAAGTCAATAATCGTAGCTTACTGGATACAATCTTTGAAGAAACACAAAAGGGAGATGACTAA